One part of the Desulfonema ishimotonii genome encodes these proteins:
- a CDS encoding glycosyltransferase family 2 protein produces MNAANKAIRFISSDKIQPERAESRPLVSVVAPAYNEALIIEKNLAVLCEYMETLEDEYRWELIVVNDGSRDETGELADAFSRNRDNVRVLHHIRNFGLGQALRYGFNNCRGDYVVTMDLDLSYSPDHIGRLLTRIRETRAKIVIASPYAEGGKCQTCRG; encoded by the coding sequence ATGAACGCAGCAAACAAGGCGATCCGCTTTATCAGCAGCGATAAAATACAGCCGGAGCGGGCCGAATCCCGGCCTCTGGTTTCCGTCGTGGCGCCTGCCTACAACGAGGCCCTGATTATTGAGAAAAACCTTGCCGTACTGTGCGAATACATGGAAACCCTGGAAGATGAATACCGCTGGGAGCTGATTGTGGTCAACGACGGGAGCCGGGATGAGACCGGCGAACTGGCCGACGCATTTTCACGGAACCGTGACAATGTCCGCGTTTTGCATCACATCCGCAATTTCGGACTGGGTCAGGCCCTGCGCTACGGTTTTAACAACTGCCGGGGGGATTACGTTGTCACAATGGATCTGGATCTGAGCTACTCGCCCGATCATATTGGCCGCCTGCTGACCAGAATCAGGGAAACACGGGCAAAAATCGTGATCGCATCCCCCTATGCGGAGGGGGGAAAGTGTCAAACGTGCCGTGGCTGA
- a CDS encoding carboxylate--amine ligase, translating into MSDPHCPAREVTTQKEKPLKNNPYSVLVLDGQWRQALSVTRALGRRGVRVIVGDSSKIALARFSRYCAESVTYPEPVAHPDEFTAFLLDFVRHEKVDMVIPASEPTVELLARYKSAFEPFTCIPLADYDTVLKTLDKSLTFQAMAEAGISCPETWVIRDESEIGPLADTLPFPVIIKPRRATGSLGFRKVASKERFAEIYREVHRTFPFPIVQEFIPAGRGKYSVGIIFDRAGGVKAAFVHKYLRELPCDAGVGTFSCSVRDKTLTDYGIRVLRALSWYGIAEVELKVDPRDGLPKLMEVNPRFWGMSDIAIRSGMDLPWLLFSMAVLDDRTPCTEYREGQYLRWLLPGDILHYISNPDRREIAGDFFRFFDRNTEYYIFSEDDPMPILGVMIVSLIGVFINDEIRMLIKKLVRQFFGRVFRPGQRMAE; encoded by the coding sequence ATGAGCGATCCGCATTGCCCGGCCCGTGAGGTGACGACGCAAAAGGAGAAGCCCTTGAAAAACAATCCTTATTCTGTTCTGGTTCTGGATGGTCAGTGGCGGCAGGCGTTATCTGTCACCCGCGCACTGGGCAGGCGCGGTGTCCGCGTCATTGTGGGCGATTCATCAAAAATTGCCCTTGCCAGGTTCTCCCGCTACTGTGCCGAGTCCGTGACATACCCGGAACCGGTCGCACACCCGGATGAATTTACGGCCTTTCTGCTCGACTTTGTCCGGCACGAAAAGGTGGATATGGTCATTCCTGCCTCAGAGCCCACGGTTGAGCTGCTGGCCCGGTATAAAAGCGCTTTTGAGCCGTTTACCTGTATTCCGCTCGCGGACTATGACACGGTCCTGAAGACCCTGGATAAATCGCTGACCTTCCAGGCGATGGCAGAGGCCGGGATTTCCTGCCCCGAAACCTGGGTGATCCGGGACGAATCCGAGATCGGACCCCTTGCTGACACCCTGCCCTTTCCCGTTATCATCAAGCCCCGCCGGGCGACCGGTTCCCTAGGATTCAGAAAGGTCGCCTCAAAGGAGCGGTTTGCGGAAATTTACCGGGAGGTACACAGGACTTTTCCCTTTCCGATTGTTCAGGAGTTTATTCCCGCCGGCCGTGGAAAATATTCTGTCGGCATCATCTTTGACCGGGCAGGCGGGGTAAAGGCGGCTTTTGTCCATAAATATCTGAGGGAACTGCCCTGTGATGCCGGGGTGGGAACTTTTTCGTGCAGCGTCAGAGACAAAACGCTGACAGATTACGGCATCCGTGTTCTCAGGGCACTCAGCTGGTACGGTATCGCCGAGGTCGAACTGAAGGTGGACCCCCGGGACGGTTTGCCCAAGCTGATGGAGGTCAATCCCCGGTTCTGGGGAATGTCCGATATTGCGATCCGATCCGGCATGGATCTGCCCTGGCTGCTCTTCTCCATGGCGGTGCTGGATGACCGGACCCCCTGTACCGAATACCGCGAGGGGCAGTATCTGCGGTGGCTTTTGCCCGGCGACATCCTTCACTACATTTCAAATCCGGACCGCCGGGAGATCGCCGGAGATTTCTTCAGATTTTTCGACAGAAATACGGAATACTATATTTTCTCGGAAGACGACCCGATGCCGATCCTCGGCGTGATGATCGTCAGCCTGATCGGCGTATTTATAAACGATGAGATCCGTATGCTGATAAAAAAACTGGTGCGCCAGTTTTTCGGCCGGGTTTTCAGACCGGGCCAGCGTATGGCAGAATGA
- a CDS encoding polysaccharide deacetylase family protein: MKPYASISLDLDNQWSYMKTHGDAGWDAFPSYLDIFVPHALEALERNHLNITFFVVGQDAALEKNREALGLLTENGHEIGNHSFHHEVWFHHHSKEQIHAEILRAEAHIADATGQKPVGFRGPGFTWSDALFEVLAENGYLYDASTLPTWIGPLARLYFFRTSDLSEEEKRQREGIYGSLKDGLKPVSPYYWQLDSGERLLEIPVTTIPAIRSPFHLSYLLYLCRYSESLMSAYLNVAIGFCKMTGTEPSFLLHPLDLLGGDQVPDLAFFPGMDLSGERKGELFDKVIGRLATHFRLENMSSHAKHIVRQRNGRAVSL; encoded by the coding sequence ATGAAACCCTACGCCAGTATCTCGCTGGATCTCGACAACCAGTGGTCTTATATGAAAACCCACGGCGATGCCGGATGGGATGCGTTTCCCTCCTATCTTGACATCTTTGTTCCCCATGCGCTGGAGGCGCTGGAGCGGAATCACCTGAACATCACCTTTTTCGTGGTCGGGCAGGATGCGGCCCTGGAGAAAAACCGGGAGGCGCTCGGTCTGCTGACAGAGAACGGCCACGAGATCGGGAATCACTCCTTTCATCACGAAGTCTGGTTTCACCACCATTCAAAGGAACAGATTCACGCTGAAATTCTCAGGGCCGAAGCGCATATCGCAGACGCTACCGGGCAGAAGCCGGTGGGGTTCCGGGGACCTGGCTTTACCTGGAGCGATGCCCTGTTTGAGGTGCTGGCCGAAAACGGCTATCTCTATGACGCCTCCACCCTGCCCACCTGGATCGGCCCCCTTGCCCGGCTCTATTTTTTCAGGACATCGGATCTGAGCGAGGAGGAGAAACGTCAGAGAGAGGGGATTTACGGCAGCCTGAAAGACGGGCTGAAACCGGTTTCTCCCTATTACTGGCAGCTTGACAGCGGTGAGCGCCTGCTGGAGATCCCGGTGACAACCATACCGGCTATCCGCTCACCGTTTCATCTGAGCTATCTGCTCTATCTCTGCCGGTATTCCGAAAGCCTGATGTCAGCCTATCTGAACGTCGCCATCGGGTTCTGCAAAATGACAGGGACCGAGCCGAGCTTTCTGCTGCATCCCCTCGATCTGCTGGGGGGAGATCAGGTGCCTGATCTCGCCTTTTTCCCCGGTATGGACCTGTCCGGCGAACGGAAAGGCGAATTGTTCGACAAGGTCATCGGCAGACTGGCCACCCATTTCCGGCTTGAAAATATGAGCAGCCATGCGAAACACATTGTCCGTCAGCGGAACGGCAGGGCCGTCTCGCTCTGA
- a CDS encoding FAD-dependent oxidoreductase: MDIGIIGGGMMGLATAFYLSKAGASVTVFEKNGEIGGLSASEEIVPGVRWDRFYHVILTGDDDLLGFLGDIGLSGDIRFSETRTGFYTDGALHSMSSTAEFLKFRPLSLWNKLRLGAGIFYASGMKNAEPLGKIGAEEWLVRVFGRENYEKMWSPLLGSKLGAAKDRASAFFIWACIARYYGTRQAKDKKEMMGCVSGGYDRVIKRLRERLEAMGAHISAGCGVDRVMPLESGELCLQCDNGTSPAFDQVVATVPNARIAGMWPDMPGAFRGRLAQVEYLSLICVTLVLKRILSPFYVTNLTDSGFPFTGVIEATHVVPPEILDGKALVYLPRYMVADDPFFSRPDHEVLAVFLRALRRIFPDFRNEDILGACVNRASEVQPIQEVGYLEKMPSMETPLENFHMVNTAMISDSTLNNNQVIRLARRMADRLLAGR; encoded by the coding sequence ATGGACATCGGAATCATCGGCGGCGGAATGATGGGGCTGGCAACGGCTTTTTATCTGTCAAAGGCCGGGGCCTCGGTCACGGTTTTTGAGAAGAACGGGGAAATCGGCGGGCTTTCCGCCTCAGAGGAGATTGTACCGGGGGTGCGATGGGATCGCTTTTACCATGTGATCCTCACAGGTGATGATGATCTCCTCGGCTTCCTCGGAGATATCGGCCTTTCCGGTGACATCCGGTTCAGCGAAACCCGGACCGGTTTTTACACGGACGGTGCCCTTCATTCCATGAGCAGCACTGCGGAGTTTCTGAAATTCAGGCCGCTTTCCCTGTGGAACAAGCTGCGCCTGGGGGCCGGGATTTTCTATGCGTCAGGGATGAAGAACGCGGAGCCTCTCGGAAAGATCGGCGCGGAAGAGTGGCTGGTCCGGGTCTTCGGGCGTGAAAACTATGAGAAAATGTGGTCTCCGCTGCTGGGGTCAAAGCTGGGCGCTGCAAAGGACCGGGCCTCGGCCTTCTTCATATGGGCCTGTATTGCCCGGTATTACGGAACCCGTCAGGCAAAGGATAAAAAGGAGATGATGGGCTGTGTGTCCGGCGGCTATGACCGGGTGATCAAACGCCTGCGGGAGCGGCTGGAGGCGATGGGGGCACATATTTCAGCGGGGTGTGGCGTGGATCGCGTTATGCCCCTTGAATCCGGAGAGCTTTGCCTGCAATGTGACAACGGCACATCACCGGCCTTTGACCAAGTGGTCGCCACCGTTCCCAATGCCCGGATCGCGGGCATGTGGCCGGACATGCCCGGCGCCTTCAGAGGGCGGCTGGCGCAGGTGGAATATCTCAGCCTGATCTGTGTCACCCTGGTGCTGAAACGCATCCTCAGCCCCTTTTATGTCACCAACCTGACCGATTCCGGGTTCCCGTTCACGGGCGTCATTGAGGCCACCCATGTGGTGCCGCCGGAGATTCTCGATGGAAAGGCCCTGGTCTATCTGCCGAGGTACATGGTGGCCGACGACCCCTTTTTCAGCAGGCCGGACCACGAAGTGCTGGCGGTTTTCCTCCGGGCGCTGCGACGGATATTTCCCGATTTCCGGAATGAGGATATCCTGGGGGCCTGTGTGAACCGGGCTTCCGAGGTGCAGCCGATCCAGGAGGTCGGCTATCTGGAAAAGATGCCGTCCATGGAGACCCCGCTGGAGAATTTCCACATGGTCAACACGGCCATGATTTCAGACTCAACCCTCAACAACAACCAGGTGATCCGCCTGGCGCGCCGGATGGCCGATCGCCTGCTTGCCGGGAGATAA
- a CDS encoding glycosyltransferase family 2 protein: MTNPLISIVVTCHNRRHYLGQTMAAIFAQKYRPVEIVVVDDGSTDKTHELMKGYGDKIRYYWQENRGVAVTRTHGARLARGEYIAFQDDDDLMPPDRIVNLYAALQKHPGAVFATGDYASIDADGNLTGDRWLWASPEREGASVLIEDGYAALLWNKIPIAPHTTLFRKSDGERVGWFDPLFIYASSDKDFFLRLAQLGSVVHVRKIVSYYRRGHAQIWSNDLLGNYSRLMLYEKHFSTVDSSRKDLRKRIRFHLLHALRRIAWCKSRGICNDVPALEAYIHRGVSLLNMKERIAYRWYALIRMPIRRLIKGCDKETGRSLARS; the protein is encoded by the coding sequence ATGACGAATCCGCTAATTTCTATTGTTGTCACTTGTCACAATCGCAGGCATTATCTGGGCCAGACCATGGCGGCGATTTTCGCCCAGAAATACCGGCCTGTGGAAATCGTTGTCGTTGATGACGGATCTACGGACAAGACCCACGAACTGATGAAGGGGTATGGGGATAAAATCCGGTATTACTGGCAGGAAAACAGGGGGGTTGCTGTTACCCGGACACATGGCGCCCGTCTGGCCCGGGGAGAATACATTGCATTTCAGGATGATGACGACCTGATGCCGCCGGATCGGATTGTCAATTTATATGCAGCGCTTCAGAAGCATCCCGGGGCGGTGTTTGCCACGGGCGATTATGCCTCCATTGATGCGGATGGCAACCTGACAGGTGACCGCTGGCTGTGGGCAAGCCCTGAGAGAGAAGGGGCGTCTGTTCTGATAGAGGACGGATACGCAGCCCTGCTGTGGAATAAAATCCCCATTGCACCCCACACCACGCTTTTCCGGAAATCCGACGGGGAGCGGGTCGGATGGTTTGACCCGCTGTTTATATACGCCAGTTCGGATAAGGATTTTTTTCTGCGGCTGGCCCAGCTGGGCTCTGTTGTCCATGTCAGGAAAATCGTCTCCTATTATCGGCGCGGACATGCGCAGATATGGAGCAATGACCTGCTGGGGAATTACAGCCGGCTGATGCTCTATGAAAAACATTTCAGCACGGTTGATTCCAGCCGGAAGGATCTGCGGAAGCGGATTCGGTTTCATCTGCTCCATGCGCTGCGGCGGATTGCATGGTGCAAAAGCCGGGGGATCTGCAATGATGTGCCTGCACTTGAGGCGTATATCCACAGGGGTGTTTCCCTCCTGAATATGAAAGAACGCATTGCTTACAGGTGGTATGCGCTGATCCGGATGCCCATCCGCCGCCTGATAAAGGGATGCGATAAGGAAACAGGCCGATCGCTTGCCCGATCCTGA
- a CDS encoding glycosyltransferase family 39 protein, whose translation MNTISEKKWHTLFLIIAAGLLVRIYALDKSIWLDEGYSIVFAGLKLSEIFFLQDGNPPLYYSILHIWIRLFGNSEISIRMPSVISGLLAIWTMYRLGRDLFDQRTGILSAMILSLSVFHLDFSQEARTYSLTMLLTLLSMHAFIRLFSRQDFGDFAVYILSGTLLMYAHVYGLFIIIAQNIYYFSTLMLSGKSWLRPRIRQWIALQCILLLCFAPWIGVFVTQIGADQGAGIIEGAFSPVPDIRSLISTFLHYTAYDKPLFLLFLSLAFFAVFSLGRAAAMVFPMDLPVSDGSVPTLRYRKYFLLIWLIIPVILPFIISRFTDPIYKSRYTAVAALAFYLLAARGIANIGRPSCRWIVISLVIAFSLADIAKYHHGVNTEQWKEAAGYVEGNAAPDDLLLFNAGGCLDLVFNYYSRRTDLTKKKFPEKTRFVDEEGIKALGPAIEGFRRVWVILSHSRDKGLIVKTLGASHRLLHSRRYTSIRIYLFERRDASDAMAAMQGMD comes from the coding sequence TTGAACACCATATCCGAAAAAAAATGGCACACGCTGTTTCTGATTATCGCCGCAGGATTGCTGGTCAGAATTTATGCCCTGGATAAGAGCATCTGGCTGGACGAAGGCTATTCCATTGTCTTTGCCGGATTGAAGCTGAGCGAAATATTTTTCCTTCAGGATGGCAATCCGCCGCTCTACTATTCCATTTTGCACATCTGGATCCGGTTATTCGGTAACTCCGAAATTTCCATCCGGATGCCCTCTGTCATATCCGGTCTTCTCGCCATATGGACCATGTACAGGCTGGGCAGGGATCTTTTTGACCAGCGGACCGGTATCCTGAGTGCCATGATTCTGAGCCTTTCCGTGTTTCACCTTGACTTCTCCCAGGAGGCCCGGACGTACAGCCTGACCATGCTGCTGACCCTGCTCTCCATGCACGCTTTTATCCGTCTTTTCAGCAGGCAGGATTTCGGTGATTTCGCCGTTTACATTCTGTCCGGCACCCTGCTGATGTACGCCCATGTGTATGGCCTGTTTATTATCATTGCCCAGAATATATATTACTTTTCGACTTTGATGCTTTCAGGAAAATCCTGGCTGCGCCCCCGTATCCGTCAGTGGATCGCGTTGCAGTGCATTCTGCTGCTCTGCTTTGCGCCGTGGATAGGGGTATTTGTCACCCAGATAGGGGCCGACCAGGGGGCCGGTATCATCGAAGGGGCATTCAGCCCGGTTCCGGATATCAGGTCGCTGATCAGTACATTCTTACATTACACGGCATATGACAAGCCGCTGTTTCTGCTGTTCCTGTCGCTGGCGTTTTTCGCGGTATTCTCTCTGGGAAGGGCTGCTGCTATGGTGTTTCCGATGGATCTGCCCGTTTCAGACGGCAGTGTCCCAACGCTGAGATACCGGAAATATTTCTTACTGATATGGCTGATAATCCCTGTTATTCTGCCGTTTATCATCTCCCGGTTCACCGATCCGATTTATAAGTCCAGATATACCGCCGTGGCCGCTCTGGCCTTCTACCTGCTGGCAGCCAGGGGGATTGCCAATATCGGCAGACCGTCCTGCCGATGGATTGTCATCAGTCTCGTCATTGCTTTTTCGCTGGCCGATATCGCAAAATATCACCACGGAGTGAATACCGAGCAGTGGAAAGAGGCGGCGGGTTACGTTGAGGGGAATGCTGCCCCTGATGATCTGCTGCTTTTTAATGCGGGCGGGTGTCTGGACCTTGTTTTTAATTACTATTCCAGACGGACGGATCTGACCAAAAAGAAGTTTCCGGAAAAGACCCGGTTTGTTGATGAAGAGGGGATAAAGGCTCTGGGGCCTGCCATCGAAGGATTCCGGCGGGTCTGGGTGATATTGTCTCACAGCCGGGATAAGGGGCTGATTGTAAAGACACTCGGGGCGTCTCACCGCCTGCTGCACAGCCGGAGATACACCTCCATAAGAATATATCTTTTTGAAAGGCGTGATGCTTCGGATGCGATGGCCGCTATGCAGGGCATGGATTAA
- a CDS encoding NAD-dependent epimerase/dehydratase family protein, with translation MKKVLITGVAGMIGSHLLDYLLERDYEVIGIDNLTYGTLENIRYHTGDARFRFYRVDVEDFETLKILSRDVDTIFHLAAVKKISEAESSMATLKVNVEGTENIFEAARMWGCKVVFASTSDVYGMSPDLPFREDGDLLLGPSMIKRWSYAVAKLFSEQMAYAYYKDYAVPIVVLRYFGGFSPRSSFSWSGGHVPIFVDAILNDREVTIHGDGTQSRSMAYVDDLIEGTFLASVNDKAVGEVINLGNDEEMSVIDTACLIHRIADTGLPLKLRHIGMEEVFGQYKDIMRRCPDLTKARTLLGYSPKTDMAEAIRKVIEHRRQTLEQAA, from the coding sequence ATGAAGAAAGTTCTGATTACAGGCGTGGCCGGGATGATCGGGTCCCATCTTCTCGATTATCTGCTGGAAAGAGATTACGAAGTGATCGGCATCGACAATCTGACCTATGGCACACTGGAGAATATCCGGTATCACACCGGAGACGCCCGGTTCCGGTTTTACCGGGTGGATGTGGAGGATTTTGAAACGCTCAAAATCCTGAGCCGGGATGTGGACACCATCTTTCACCTGGCAGCCGTCAAGAAGATCAGCGAGGCCGAATCGAGCATGGCGACCCTCAAGGTCAACGTGGAGGGCACCGAGAATATTTTCGAGGCCGCCCGCATGTGGGGCTGCAAGGTGGTCTTTGCCTCCACATCGGATGTGTACGGCATGTCGCCCGACCTGCCGTTCCGCGAGGACGGCGATCTGCTGCTCGGTCCCAGCATGATCAAGCGCTGGAGCTACGCCGTTGCAAAACTCTTCTCCGAACAGATGGCCTATGCCTACTATAAGGATTATGCCGTTCCCATTGTGGTACTCCGGTATTTCGGCGGATTCAGCCCCCGGTCGAGCTTTTCATGGTCCGGCGGCCATGTTCCCATCTTTGTGGACGCGATTCTCAACGACCGGGAGGTCACCATACACGGAGACGGAACCCAGTCCCGGTCCATGGCCTATGTGGACGATCTGATCGAGGGGACGTTTCTGGCATCCGTGAATGATAAGGCCGTGGGCGAGGTGATCAACCTGGGCAATGACGAGGAGATGAGCGTCATTGATACGGCCTGTCTGATCCACCGGATTGCCGATACCGGGCTTCCGCTGAAGCTCAGACATATCGGAATGGAAGAGGTTTTTGGCCAGTACAAGGATATCATGCGCCGCTGCCCGGATCTGACCAAGGCCAGAACGCTTCTGGGGTATTCGCCGAAGACCGACATGGCCGAGGCGATCCGAAAGGTGATCGAACATCGTCGGCAGACCCTTGAACAGGCAGCCTGA
- a CDS encoding lysylphosphatidylglycerol synthase transmembrane domain-containing protein, whose protein sequence is MRIRPAVRCSGLCRKRIVAALRFMVGIGLAGSLVHTTLMWTGGDLGRALAQPGSPLLLFCLFFHGLVVCMTSSRWRLLLNVQGVHISLAEAMRLTLMGFFFSLALPGTVSGDVMKMAFVTRRTETRKAEAAMTVMLDRIFGVFGLFTVSAVVVMLSLPFLLSLGQEYRLVRISAFLAGSGSLGVIIAFLLLWFHESLLRISYARRLIGFLARRLPEPVVEKFSRLACAIVLYAGKPGIVLSALGLSVLVHSCLALNLFCIGRVIGENILGVRDYFLATQVANAVAAIPLTPGGIGTRDATIALFFNAMNASSDQIGVIPVVMTVILVCWGGIGGIIFTLAGQNTEIPVHKTSDAYGVKPH, encoded by the coding sequence TTGCGAATACGACCCGCTGTCAGATGTTCCGGCCTTTGCCGGAAACGGATTGTTGCGGCCCTGCGGTTTATGGTCGGCATCGGCCTGGCCGGCAGCCTGGTACACACCACGCTCATGTGGACCGGCGGCGATCTCGGCAGGGCGCTGGCGCAGCCCGGCAGCCCGCTGCTCCTCTTTTGTCTTTTCTTCCACGGCCTGGTCGTCTGCATGACGAGCAGCCGGTGGCGGCTTCTGCTGAACGTCCAGGGCGTCCACATCTCCCTTGCCGAGGCCATGCGTCTCACACTGATGGGCTTTTTCTTCAGCCTGGCCCTGCCGGGCACTGTCAGCGGCGATGTCATGAAGATGGCCTTTGTGACCCGCCGCACAGAGACGCGAAAGGCCGAAGCGGCCATGACCGTCATGCTGGACCGTATTTTCGGCGTCTTCGGCCTCTTTACCGTATCTGCCGTGGTGGTAATGCTCTCCCTGCCGTTCCTCCTCAGCCTGGGGCAGGAATACCGCCTGGTCCGGATCTCGGCATTTCTGGCAGGCAGCGGCAGCCTGGGGGTGATCATCGCCTTTCTGCTGCTCTGGTTTCACGAATCGCTGCTTCGCATCTCATACGCCCGGCGGCTGATCGGGTTTCTGGCCCGCAGGCTGCCGGAACCGGTGGTTGAGAAATTTTCCCGTCTGGCATGTGCCATCGTGCTTTACGCCGGAAAACCCGGAATTGTCCTGTCGGCCCTGGGCCTGTCGGTCCTGGTTCACTCATGCCTTGCCCTTAACCTGTTCTGTATCGGCAGGGTGATCGGGGAAAACATTCTCGGTGTGCGGGACTATTTTCTGGCAACCCAGGTGGCCAACGCCGTGGCGGCCATACCGCTCACCCCCGGGGGCATCGGAACCCGTGACGCCACCATCGCCCTGTTTTTCAACGCCATGAACGCATCATCCGATCAGATCGGCGTGATTCCCGTTGTCATGACCGTTATCCTGGTCTGCTGGGGCGGAATCGGCGGGATTATCTTTACCCTTGCCGGTCAGAATACAGAGATACCCGTTCACAAGACGTCTGATGCATATGGTGTGAAACCTCATTGA
- the wecB gene encoding non-hydrolyzing UDP-N-acetylglucosamine 2-epimerase: MKIVTVVGARPQFIKAAVVSRAIVANGQDVSEVIVHTGQHYDRNMSQVFFDQLEIPEPRYHLEVGSGSHGEMTGTMLAKVENVLMEEQPDGVLVYGDTNSTLAGALAASKLDIPVAHVEAGLRSFNRQMPEEINRVLTDHVADLLFCPTDAAVSNLNREGITRNVRRVGDVMYDAFLYYRALAEEKSEMPGALELTQGRYKLATIHRQENTDDPEKLRNIFSALGELAEAASPVVMPVHPRTRKLLRQHQRDVSLSPHLRMIPPLDYLDMIALENSAQAILTDSGGVQKEAYFAGVPCITLRAETEWVETVAAGWNCLGGSDTCQIVAAFEQTVAGRPETRPRFYGDGEAGKRIVREMLTRLCR, from the coding sequence ATGAAAATCGTCACGGTTGTCGGGGCACGCCCCCAGTTTATCAAAGCCGCAGTCGTTTCCCGCGCCATTGTCGCAAACGGGCAGGATGTTTCAGAGGTGATTGTCCACACCGGGCAGCATTATGACCGGAACATGAGTCAGGTGTTTTTTGATCAGCTGGAGATTCCCGAACCCCGGTATCATCTGGAAGTGGGGTCGGGCAGCCACGGTGAGATGACGGGTACCATGCTGGCAAAGGTGGAAAACGTGCTGATGGAAGAGCAGCCCGACGGGGTTCTGGTTTACGGCGACACCAATTCAACACTGGCCGGTGCGCTGGCTGCGTCCAAGCTCGACATTCCGGTTGCCCATGTGGAGGCCGGGCTGCGGAGCTTTAACCGCCAGATGCCCGAAGAGATCAACCGGGTGCTGACGGATCATGTGGCAGACCTGCTGTTCTGCCCGACCGACGCCGCCGTTTCCAATCTGAACCGGGAGGGCATCACCCGCAATGTCCGAAGGGTCGGGGATGTGATGTACGATGCCTTTCTCTACTACAGGGCGCTGGCGGAAGAAAAGTCGGAAATGCCGGGGGCACTGGAGCTGACGCAGGGCAGATACAAGCTGGCGACCATTCACCGCCAGGAAAACACAGATGACCCGGAAAAGCTGAGGAATATTTTCTCAGCCCTGGGGGAACTGGCTGAGGCGGCCTCACCCGTTGTCATGCCGGTGCATCCGCGAACGCGGAAGCTCCTCCGTCAGCATCAGCGAGATGTCAGCCTTTCTCCCCATCTCCGGATGATTCCGCCCCTGGATTATCTGGATATGATCGCGCTGGAGAACAGCGCCCAGGCGATTCTGACCGATTCGGGAGGGGTTCAGAAAGAGGCCTATTTTGCCGGTGTGCCCTGCATCACCCTGAGAGCGGAAACCGAGTGGGTCGAGACGGTGGCGGCAGGCTGGAACTGTCTGGGCGGCAGCGATACCTGTCAGATTGTCGCCGCCTTTGAGCAGACCGTGGCCGGGCGTCCTGAGACCCGGCCACGGTTTTACGGAGACGGTGAGGCGGGTAAGCGGATTGTACGGGAGATGCTCACCCGGCTGTGCCGGTAA